The proteins below are encoded in one region of Candidatus Margulisiibacteriota bacterium:
- a CDS encoding cofactor-independent phosphoglycerate mutase, with the protein MKKFLVIIADGMSGWPLKDYHNQTSMELAKTPNMDFLAKHGKLGLVKNVPDTLPAGSDVANLAIFGYDPEKYYTGRAAIEAISQNINLEPADIIFRANLVQIENNKMIDFTAKHIDSKVAKEIMDLLNKKLGNKYIAIRFINGVSYRNLLLIKNQKVKLKTTPPHDITGQQIDNYLPVGEGSELIRKIMNDAEKVIKEDYLPQHRECKANMVWLWGEGKKMKLPGFKKRYGLSGAVISAVDLIKGIGFAVGMDYVQVPGITGFIDTNFKGKAIYALKALEDHDIVFIHIEAADEAGHMGDLPLKIKAIEKIDEEVLGTILKLYSKKDLAILLLPDHNTPIELKTHGRDPVPFLIYHSDNVENVTQQRFTEKDAQASNWTVEKGSDLLDIFLKD; encoded by the coding sequence ATGAAAAAATTTCTTGTTATTATCGCTGACGGCATGTCCGGTTGGCCTCTTAAAGATTACCATAACCAGACCTCAATGGAATTGGCAAAAACCCCAAATATGGATTTTTTGGCCAAACACGGCAAGCTGGGTTTGGTAAAAAATGTTCCCGACACTCTTCCAGCCGGTAGCGATGTAGCCAATCTGGCTATTTTTGGTTATGACCCCGAAAAATATTATACGGGCAGGGCAGCCATAGAAGCTATCAGCCAGAATATAAATCTGGAACCTGCGGATATAATATTCAGGGCTAATCTGGTACAAATAGAAAATAATAAGATGATAGATTTTACAGCTAAACATATTGACTCCAAAGTCGCTAAAGAAATAATGGACCTGTTAAATAAAAAATTAGGGAATAAATATATTGCTATAAGATTTATAAATGGAGTTAGTTATCGCAATCTTTTATTAATAAAAAACCAGAAAGTCAAACTGAAAACAACACCACCTCATGATATTACGGGACAGCAGATTGATAATTATTTACCTGTCGGGGAAGGTTCGGAATTAATAAGGAAGATTATGAATGATGCCGAAAAGGTCATAAAGGAAGACTATTTGCCTCAGCATAGGGAATGTAAGGCAAACATGGTTTGGTTATGGGGTGAGGGCAAAAAAATGAAGCTGCCGGGCTTTAAAAAACGCTATGGTTTGAGCGGTGCGGTTATTTCGGCTGTAGATTTGATAAAAGGTATAGGTTTTGCCGTGGGAATGGATTACGTTCAGGTGCCAGGTATAACCGGTTTTATAGATACTAATTTTAAAGGTAAAGCCATCTATGCTTTAAAGGCATTGGAAGACCATGATATTGTATTTATTCATATTGAAGCAGCTGATGAGGCCGGCCATATGGGGGATTTGCCATTAAAGATAAAAGCTATTGAAAAAATAGATGAGGAAGTTCTAGGAACCATCCTGAAATTATATAGTAAAAAAGATTTGGCAATTTTATTACTTCCTGATCATAATACTCCGATTGAATTGAAAACACATGGTCGAGATCCGGTACCGTTTTTAATATATCATTCGGACAATGTGGAAAATGTCACACAGCAAAGATTTACTGAAAAAGATGCCCAAGCTAGCAATTGGACGGTTGAAAAGGGTAGTGATCTTCTGGATATTTTTTTAAAGGATTAA
- a CDS encoding aminotransferase class I/II-fold pyridoxal phosphate-dependent enzyme, with translation MRSLSEKVKSIQPSGIRKFFDLVLNAENIISLGVGEPDFSTPWHITEQAIYSLEKGQTSYTSNLGIMELRKEIAYYLHKRFQADYNPDNEVLITVGVSEGIDVALRTILNDGDEVIVPVPNFVCYQPLVTLAGGLPVPVDTSETGFILTKKQILEHLTPKTKAILICYPNNPTGAMISKEQLQDIIKIVKEKDLWLLSDEVYGELIYEGQPLSASTYIKDNLILLNGFSKAYAMTGWRIGYMACPKDVLSQAVKIHQYNTMCAPIMAQYAAVEALRNGKKEMEKMRRSYEERRNFFYNGLKEIGFDVLKPEGAFYIFPNIKRFGLKAEDFAMQLLQKAHVAVVPGNAFGEGIDYFIRCCYAASMEDLREALKRIKKFVNDL, from the coding sequence ATGCGTTCGTTATCAGAAAAAGTAAAAAGCATTCAGCCTTCAGGTATTCGAAAATTTTTTGATCTGGTATTAAATGCTGAAAATATTATTTCTCTTGGTGTGGGCGAACCGGATTTTTCTACACCCTGGCATATAACAGAGCAGGCCATCTATAGCCTGGAAAAAGGCCAAACATCATATACTTCCAACCTGGGTATAATGGAGCTGCGCAAAGAAATTGCTTATTATCTTCATAAACGTTTCCAGGCTGATTATAATCCGGATAATGAAGTATTAATAACAGTGGGTGTGTCCGAAGGAATAGATGTAGCCCTGCGTACTATTCTTAATGATGGTGACGAGGTTATTGTTCCGGTGCCTAATTTCGTCTGTTATCAACCCTTGGTTACATTAGCTGGTGGATTACCGGTACCTGTGGATACAAGTGAAACAGGGTTTATTCTGACAAAGAAACAAATTCTGGAGCATCTTACACCCAAAACAAAAGCCATATTGATTTGTTATCCTAACAATCCGACCGGAGCTATGATTTCCAAAGAACAGTTGCAGGATATCATTAAAATCGTCAAAGAGAAAGATTTATGGCTGTTATCCGATGAAGTTTACGGCGAATTAATTTATGAGGGACAACCGCTTTCAGCCTCCACATATATCAAAGATAACTTGATATTATTAAACGGTTTTTCCAAAGCCTATGCCATGACCGGATGGCGCATAGGTTATATGGCTTGTCCAAAAGATGTCTTAAGTCAGGCTGTTAAAATTCATCAATATAATACAATGTGTGCTCCCATAATGGCTCAGTATGCGGCAGTAGAAGCATTGCGCAATGGAAAAAAGGAAATGGAAAAAATGCGCAGGTCTTATGAAGAACGCAGAAATTTTTTTTATAACGGTCTAAAGGAAATCGGCTTCGATGTCCTTAAACCGGAAGGAGCTTTCTATATTTTCCCCAATATAAAACGATTCGGATTAAAAGCAGAGGATTTTGCCATGCAGCTTTTACAAAAAGCTCATGTGGCTGTTGTACCCGGCAATGCCTTTGGTGAAGGGATAGATTATTTTATACGCTGCTGTTACGCAGCCAGTATGGAAGACTTGAGAGAAGCGCTGAAAAGAATTAAAAAATTTGTCAATGATTTGTAA
- a CDS encoding Lrp/AsnC family transcriptional regulator produces MKNKILDILKNDSRLTPKEIASMLNVAEKKVKAEIAKLEKENVILKYSVIVNDEIVNGDDTVIAFIEVKVTPERDKGFDNIAKRLQKFPEVQSIYLMSGAYDLLVVVKGDSLKDIARFVSGKLSPLGNVLSTATHFLLKKYKENGIVMGQDEEKSQRLNITF; encoded by the coding sequence ATGAAAAATAAAATTCTGGATATATTAAAAAATGATTCCCGTTTAACACCCAAAGAAATTGCCAGTATGCTGAATGTAGCAGAGAAAAAGGTAAAAGCTGAGATTGCCAAACTGGAAAAAGAAAATGTTATCCTGAAATATTCCGTTATTGTTAATGATGAAATAGTTAACGGTGACGATACAGTCATAGCTTTTATAGAAGTTAAGGTTACACCGGAAAGGGACAAAGGTTTTGACAATATAGCCAAACGTTTGCAGAAGTTTCCCGAAGTACAATCCATTTACCTGATGAGCGGTGCTTATGACCTTCTGGTAGTGGTCAAGGGAGATTCTTTGAAAGATATTGCCCGATTCGTTTCCGGCAAGCTTTCACCTCTCGGGAATGTGCTCTCTACAGCTACACATTTTCTGCTGAAAAAATATAAAGAAAACGGTATAGTAATGGGCCAGGACGAAGAAAAATCACAGCGCCTGAATATTACTTTTTAA
- the thrC gene encoding threonine synthase, which yields MWQGVIEQYRKFLPVSDNTPVVTLLEGNTPLIPAVYLPELIGKKVKILFKYEGLNPTGSFKDRGMTMAITKAVERGMKAVMCASTGNTSASASAYAARANIKCIVLIPEGKIALGKLAQAMMHGALVLEIAGNFDDALNAVRDITEKYPIELVNSINPYRIEGQKTASFEIIDSLGTAPTYHALPVGNAGNITAYWKGYNEYKAAGKSKNLPKMLGFQAAGSCPIVLGRVVEKPETVATAIRIGNPASWKQAVAARDESRGLIDIVTDEQILDAFKLLAEKEGVFCEPASAASVAGILTKKEMFRDGDIIVCTLTGHGLKDPDNAILKSSKPIKVKNSIKEIIKIIGL from the coding sequence ATGTGGCAAGGTGTTATAGAGCAGTATCGCAAGTTTTTACCGGTTTCGGACAATACGCCGGTTGTTACTTTGCTGGAAGGTAATACTCCACTGATACCGGCTGTTTATCTTCCTGAACTCATTGGAAAAAAAGTAAAGATTCTTTTCAAATACGAAGGATTAAATCCCACAGGTTCTTTTAAAGACAGAGGAATGACTATGGCTATAACCAAGGCGGTTGAACGCGGAATGAAAGCGGTTATGTGTGCATCTACAGGAAATACATCAGCATCTGCTTCTGCTTATGCAGCCAGAGCTAATATTAAATGTATAGTGCTTATTCCGGAAGGTAAAATTGCTCTGGGTAAACTGGCGCAGGCTATGATGCATGGCGCTCTTGTGCTGGAAATTGCCGGCAATTTTGATGATGCTCTTAATGCAGTGCGTGATATAACTGAAAAATATCCGATTGAGCTGGTTAATTCCATAAATCCTTATCGTATCGAAGGCCAGAAGACCGCTTCTTTTGAGATTATTGATTCTCTGGGGACAGCTCCCACCTATCATGCCTTGCCAGTAGGCAATGCCGGCAATATTACCGCATACTGGAAAGGTTACAATGAATACAAAGCTGCGGGGAAATCTAAAAATTTACCTAAAATGTTGGGTTTTCAGGCCGCGGGATCTTGCCCGATTGTGCTGGGAAGAGTAGTAGAAAAACCGGAAACTGTGGCTACGGCGATTCGTATCGGGAACCCCGCAAGCTGGAAACAAGCAGTGGCAGCAAGAGACGAATCCCGAGGGCTTATTGATATTGTTACAGATGAGCAAATACTTGATGCTTTCAAGCTTTTAGCAGAAAAAGAAGGCGTTTTTTGCGAGCCGGCTTCGGCTGCTTCTGTTGCCGGAATACTTACTAAAAAAGAGATGTTCAGAGATGGGGATATAATAGTCTGCACCCTGACAGGTCATGGACTAAAAGACCCGGATAATGCTATATTAAAATCATCAAAGCCGATAAAAGTAAAAAATTCTATTAAGGAAATTATTAAAATTATAGGTTTATAA
- the queA gene encoding tRNA preQ1(34) S-adenosylmethionine ribosyltransferase-isomerase QueA: MLLSDFNYNLPPELIAQTPAPRREYSRLMVLNRKKGEILNAVFHNIEDFLNKGDLLVFNDARVIPARLFGQKDTGAKIELFLLEDLDNNCWEVLVKPAKRLKIGTEVKFSLGLTATIIKNLGEGLRWVEFNRNPLDIIERIGEIPLPPYISYDAKRKDYYKERYQTVYAARNGAVAAPTAGLHFSAELIDKIKVKGVRTTSGTLYVGLGTFKPMSSPDISDHYMHSERYELSKETVRLIKETKNSGKRVVAVGTTVVRLLEGVCNVNNKLEPGSGRLNIFIKPGYEFQVVDALITNFHLPKSTLLAMVFAFAGRDFVLQAYQKAIKEKYHFYSFGDAMFIQ, encoded by the coding sequence TTGTTACTTTCAGATTTTAATTATAATCTACCCCCTGAACTGATTGCACAGACGCCAGCTCCGAGACGAGAATATTCTCGTTTGATGGTGTTGAACAGAAAGAAAGGCGAGATTTTAAATGCTGTATTCCACAACATTGAAGATTTTTTAAATAAAGGAGACTTGTTGGTATTTAACGATGCCCGTGTAATACCGGCCAGATTGTTTGGACAGAAAGATACTGGAGCAAAAATCGAATTATTCCTTCTGGAAGACCTGGATAATAATTGCTGGGAAGTATTGGTTAAACCTGCCAAAAGATTAAAGATTGGAACAGAAGTAAAATTTTCTTTGGGATTAACGGCAACAATTATCAAGAATCTGGGCGAAGGATTACGCTGGGTGGAATTTAACAGAAATCCGCTGGATATAATCGAACGGATAGGAGAAATACCTTTACCTCCATATATTAGTTATGACGCGAAAAGAAAAGATTATTATAAAGAAAGATATCAGACTGTTTATGCCGCCAGAAACGGAGCGGTTGCGGCACCAACGGCAGGACTACATTTTTCTGCAGAATTAATTGATAAAATTAAAGTTAAGGGTGTACGTACAACCAGCGGCACTCTTTATGTAGGGTTAGGTACATTCAAACCCATGAGCTCTCCTGATATTTCTGACCATTATATGCATTCGGAAAGATACGAGCTTTCTAAAGAAACCGTACGGCTTATTAAAGAGACAAAAAATTCAGGGAAACGTGTTGTTGCGGTAGGGACAACAGTTGTAAGACTATTAGAGGGAGTATGCAATGTTAATAACAAGCTGGAGCCGGGAAGCGGAAGATTAAATATATTTATTAAACCGGGATATGAATTCCAGGTTGTGGACGCGCTTATTACCAACTTCCATCTGCCCAAATCTACTTTGCTGGCCATGGTTTTCGCCTTCGCAGGTAGAGATTTTGTGTTGCAGGCTTATCAAAAAGCTATAAAAGAAAAGTATCATTTTTATAGTTTTGGGGACGCTATGTTCATTCAGTAA
- a CDS encoding ATP-binding protein, with the protein MFKTMNSFRLKSTVILFSFFLLLVVMAGYLFINIQRDHEYDKQLKFYSANNQNLQNFRTTLAQSFSLIYEYSSEKDMKIKEKYIRLSHILDSQFESMLNKLIQSTSIRKIFLYEYQVYVKVKDMSDRLFDTQDTTEQKQIVEKIKNLESKMMFSIDKLSENEYQSTSEAFNQRTKNYERLLMYYIVIIVFFLVFGFGMLLIFFSRNVANPLRSFMKAVKYLEQGDFSQKVNIKANTEFEKMASAFNDMIDKLKVLTHSLKEKNDRLESIVNTPAVGVIIMDNDHKVIFQNKWALSRFTKDNKIGFLKEKDSDKFYFKKVMDATFETYIFEDEDILGNKYECFLNKIDDERLLLIFDISEKKRLEENLKHYIENIETIVADKTKALNDAYSELETKNKELMELDVLKTQFLQNISHELRTPLTSIIGYLDVVLNYHNIPLTQRSFLQIAQENSLSLLKIINDLLNLTEIDSGHTKLQLQSVNIQDMLEELTSQIKIQAEQKKLKLSLDIDKKVSPEMFEIKVDETKIRNVFNSLLSNAIKFTKKGKVEISLSANKTSVIVQVTDTGIGIKKEDIGIIFDKFRQVDNSISKAYDGAGLGLPIAKKLVELHHGEIKVESEEGKGSTFTVILKRSLK; encoded by the coding sequence ATGTTCAAAACTATGAATTCATTTAGATTAAAGTCAACTGTCATACTTTTCAGTTTTTTTCTATTGCTGGTTGTAATGGCCGGGTACCTTTTTATTAATATCCAGAGGGATCATGAGTATGACAAACAATTGAAGTTTTATTCCGCTAACAATCAGAACCTCCAGAACTTCAGAACCACTCTGGCTCAATCTTTTTCTTTGATATATGAATATTCTTCGGAAAAAGATATGAAAATTAAGGAAAAATATATTCGCCTGAGCCATATTCTTGATTCTCAATTTGAGTCCATGCTGAACAAACTTATTCAGTCTACTTCTATAAGAAAGATTTTTTTATACGAATATCAGGTTTATGTAAAAGTAAAGGATATGTCCGACCGGCTTTTTGATACACAGGATACAACTGAACAAAAACAGATTGTAGAAAAAATTAAAAATTTGGAAAGTAAAATGATGTTTTCAATAGACAAGCTTTCCGAAAATGAATATCAAAGCACGTCCGAAGCGTTTAATCAGAGAACAAAAAATTATGAGCGATTGCTTATGTACTATATAGTCATAATTGTATTTTTTCTGGTCTTCGGTTTTGGTATGCTTTTGATTTTTTTCTCAAGGAACGTGGCTAATCCGCTTAGATCATTCATGAAGGCCGTTAAATATCTGGAACAGGGTGATTTTTCTCAAAAAGTGAACATTAAAGCCAATACCGAATTTGAAAAAATGGCTTCAGCTTTTAATGACATGATCGATAAATTAAAGGTTCTTACCCACAGCCTTAAAGAAAAAAACGACCGTTTGGAGTCAATTGTAAATACGCCGGCAGTCGGTGTAATAATTATGGATAATGATCATAAGGTGATTTTTCAAAACAAATGGGCCTTGAGCCGTTTTACCAAAGATAATAAGATAGGGTTTCTCAAGGAAAAGGACAGCGACAAATTTTATTTCAAAAAAGTTATGGACGCTACTTTCGAAACTTATATTTTTGAGGATGAAGATATTCTCGGCAATAAATATGAATGTTTTCTAAATAAAATAGATGATGAACGTCTTCTTCTGATTTTTGATATTTCCGAGAAAAAAAGACTGGAAGAAAATCTCAAACATTATATTGAAAATATTGAGACTATTGTTGCTGATAAAACTAAAGCTCTGAATGACGCTTATAGCGAATTGGAAACCAAAAATAAGGAATTAATGGAGCTGGATGTGCTTAAAACCCAATTTCTGCAGAATATTTCCCACGAATTAAGGACTCCATTAACGAGTATTATCGGTTATTTGGATGTGGTTTTAAATTATCATAATATACCGCTGACACAGAGAAGTTTTCTGCAGATTGCTCAGGAAAACAGCCTGTCTCTTTTAAAAATTATTAATGATTTGTTGAATTTAACGGAAATTGATTCGGGACACACAAAACTTCAACTGCAATCAGTAAATATCCAGGATATGCTGGAAGAGCTTACCAGTCAAATAAAAATTCAGGCCGAGCAAAAAAAGTTAAAATTGAGTCTGGATATTGATAAGAAGGTGTCTCCGGAAATGTTCGAGATTAAGGTAGATGAGACCAAAATCAGAAACGTATTTAACAGTTTGCTTTCCAATGCCATAAAATTTACTAAAAAAGGTAAGGTGGAAATAAGTCTGTCAGCCAATAAAACCAGTGTTATTGTTCAGGTTACCGATACAGGTATCGGTATTAAAAAAGAGGACATCGGCATAATTTTTGATAAATTCAGACAAGTTGACAACTCAATATCTAAAGCTTATGACGGTGCTGGTCTTGGACTGCCCATTGCCAAAAAACTCGTCGAGTTGCATCATGGAGAGATAAAGGTGGAAAGTGAAGAGGGTAAAGGGTCGACATTTACGGTAATTCTGAAAAGATCCCTCAAATAG
- a CDS encoding hydroxyacid dehydrogenase, whose product MAKKKILVSDKLSSKGIDLIKDQFEVDVKPGLSEDELTAIINNYEALLVRSETKVTARILAAANNLKIIGRAGVGVDNIDIPAATKKGIIVVNSPEGNTIAAAEHSLALLLGITRNIPFAHNSMQKGEWKRGEFTGVELFGKKLGVIGLGKIGRRVVSYAQCMGMQIMGFDPYINEEYLKQLGIKIYPLDEVLSQADYITFHIPKTKETQHMIDKKKFRIMKKGVYIINCARGGIIVEQDLKEAVESGIVKGAAVDVYEEEPIKPDNVLLGVKNIITTPHIGAATEEAKENVAIDVVEQVRDVLNGGEARSAVNTL is encoded by the coding sequence TTGGCGAAAAAGAAGATTCTGGTCAGTGACAAGTTATCTTCCAAGGGAATCGATTTAATAAAAGATCAGTTTGAAGTTGATGTTAAACCCGGACTTTCCGAAGATGAACTCACAGCAATAATCAATAACTATGAAGCTCTTTTGGTACGCAGCGAAACAAAGGTAACAGCCAGGATTTTAGCAGCTGCCAACAACCTGAAAATTATTGGTCGCGCCGGTGTTGGGGTGGATAATATCGATATCCCGGCAGCAACTAAAAAAGGTATCATTGTAGTAAATTCTCCGGAAGGCAATACAATCGCCGCGGCAGAACATTCCTTAGCTTTACTGCTGGGCATTACCAGAAATATTCCTTTCGCGCATAACAGTATGCAGAAAGGTGAATGGAAGAGGGGCGAGTTTACAGGAGTAGAGCTTTTCGGTAAAAAATTAGGGGTAATAGGTTTGGGAAAGATCGGCCGCAGAGTAGTCAGTTATGCTCAATGTATGGGTATGCAAATTATGGGCTTTGATCCATATATTAACGAAGAATATTTGAAACAGCTTGGCATTAAAATTTACCCGCTGGACGAAGTGCTGTCCCAGGCCGATTATATTACTTTTCATATTCCCAAAACCAAAGAAACACAGCACATGATTGATAAAAAAAAGTTTAGGATTATGAAAAAAGGTGTGTATATCATAAACTGTGCCCGGGGTGGGATTATCGTGGAGCAGGACCTGAAAGAAGCTGTAGAAAGCGGTATAGTAAAAGGAGCCGCTGTCGACGTTTATGAAGAAGAACCCATAAAACCCGATAATGTTTTATTGGGAGTCAAAAATATTATCACAACACCGCATATCGGGGCAGCCACAGAAGAAGCCAAGGAAAATGTAGCTATCGATGTTGTCGAACAGGTGCGCGATGTCTTGAATGGCGGAGAAGCCAGGTCAGCTGTAAATACTCTTTAA
- the rpsI gene encoding 30S ribosomal protein S9: MAEEAKTEKKEKARYYATGKRKTSIARVWVVSGNGKVTVNDKKLEDMYVAFSSKAKVIKPLILTNTQGRYDIMATVKGGGPQSQSEALMYGIAKVLDGISEEYHRILKTEGLLTRDSRIVERKKYGKKKARKMTQYRKR; the protein is encoded by the coding sequence ATGGCTGAAGAAGCAAAAACAGAGAAAAAAGAAAAAGCAAGATACTACGCAACAGGGAAAAGGAAAACATCCATTGCCAGAGTTTGGGTAGTTTCAGGTAACGGCAAGGTAACTGTAAATGATAAAAAACTGGAAGATATGTATGTAGCATTTTCTTCTAAAGCAAAAGTGATAAAACCTCTCATCCTTACCAATACTCAGGGAAGATACGATATTATGGCAACCGTTAAGGGTGGCGGTCCGCAGAGCCAATCAGAGGCTTTAATGTATGGTATCGCCAAAGTTCTTGATGGAATTTCTGAAGAATATCATCGTATTTTAAAAACAGAAGGTCTTTTGACCAGAGATTCAAGGATAGTTGAAAGAAAGAAATACGGTAAGAAAAAAGCTCGAAAGATGACTCAATATCGTAAACGATAG
- the rplM gene encoding 50S ribosomal protein L13, giving the protein MRNKFDTYYTKKDDLKKEWLLIDATSQYLGRLSSQIAAILRGKHKATFQPSVDAGDYVIVINADKIKISGKKNVEKTYYRYTGYPGGIKSQTYAELLEQKPERLIYMAVKRMLPKGRIGRAMITKLHIFKGDQHNHMAQKPKKLEMAYK; this is encoded by the coding sequence ATGAGAAACAAATTTGATACATATTATACAAAAAAAGATGACCTGAAAAAGGAATGGTTGCTTATTGACGCAACATCACAATATTTAGGCCGTTTGTCGTCACAAATCGCAGCTATTTTAAGGGGAAAACATAAGGCTACATTTCAGCCAAGTGTGGATGCCGGTGATTATGTAATAGTAATAAATGCCGATAAAATTAAAATATCAGGCAAGAAAAATGTTGAAAAGACATATTACCGATATACAGGTTATCCTGGCGGAATAAAAAGTCAAACTTATGCGGAATTGCTGGAACAAAAACCGGAAAGATTAATATACATGGCCGTTAAACGTATGTTACCTAAAGGCAGGATCGGAAGAGCGATGATTACAAAGTTACATATATTTAAAGGTGATCAGCACAATCATATGGCCCAGAAGCCAAAAAAGCTAGAGATGGCATATAAATAA
- the truA gene encoding tRNA pseudouridine(38-40) synthase TruA gives MRTIKLSIQYDGSLFFGFQRQKNVMTIQELIETAIHKLYKRPIKVQYAGRTDRGVHAKCQVVVYNDEGKIPLEPLKQIINKKLGFPLVIDIEETHSTFDPRRDALFREYEYWMYEGKQNIFLDRYLLYVQNIQLDLMQECAESLAGIKDCRNLCTEAKQYKNTKRIINKADLKKTTLDFLGYKKTAYRFAINANSFLQHMVRKTIGLMLEVNNKKLSLEQFKQIVDGKLTYKWPPAPAKALFLSEIGYKGRK, from the coding sequence ATGAGGACAATAAAGCTTTCAATCCAGTATGATGGAAGTCTTTTTTTTGGTTTTCAGAGACAAAAAAATGTGATGACGATCCAGGAACTGATTGAAACAGCTATCCACAAACTTTATAAACGTCCCATTAAAGTACAATACGCGGGAAGGACAGACAGAGGTGTGCATGCCAAATGTCAGGTTGTAGTTTATAACGATGAGGGTAAAATTCCTCTTGAACCATTAAAACAAATAATTAACAAAAAATTAGGTTTTCCGTTAGTAATTGATATAGAAGAAACACACAGCACTTTTGATCCAAGAAGAGATGCGTTGTTTCGTGAATATGAATACTGGATGTATGAAGGAAAACAGAATATTTTTTTGGATCGGTATCTGTTATACGTGCAAAATATTCAGCTTGATCTGATGCAAGAGTGCGCTGAGAGTTTGGCAGGGATTAAAGATTGCAGGAATTTATGTACTGAAGCCAAACAATATAAGAACACTAAAAGAATTATCAATAAAGCTGATTTAAAAAAAACGACATTGGACTTTTTAGGCTATAAAAAAACAGCCTATAGATTTGCGATAAATGCAAACAGTTTTCTGCAGCATATGGTAAGAAAGACAATCGGACTGATGCTGGAGGTAAATAATAAAAAATTGTCGCTTGAACAGTTTAAGCAGATAGTAGACGGAAAGTTGACTTACAAATGGCCGCCGGCTCCTGCAAAAGCACTGTTCCTGAGCGAGATCGGTTACAAAGGTAGGAAGTGA
- the rplQ gene encoding 50S ribosomal protein L17 — protein sequence MRHRKSNDKIGLPTDQRMALIKNGAKALFTFKQIKTTARRAEEISKYVDRIITKAKKNDLNARREVFKMLADRKMVTLIFKDIISKYQDKNGGYTRILKYGIRRGDASSVSVLELV from the coding sequence ATGAGACACAGAAAAAGTAACGATAAAATAGGATTGCCTACAGATCAAAGGATGGCCTTAATTAAAAACGGGGCTAAAGCATTATTCACTTTTAAGCAGATAAAGACTACTGCTCGACGTGCCGAAGAGATAAGTAAATATGTTGACAGGATCATTACCAAAGCGAAAAAAAATGACCTGAACGCCAGAAGAGAAGTATTTAAAATGCTTGCTGACAGAAAAATGGTGACATTGATTTTTAAAGACATAATTTCCAAGTATCAGGACAAAAACGGTGGTTATACCAGGATACTGAAATATGGGATACGTCGGGGCGATGCTTCGAGTGTATCAGTACTTGAATTAGTATAA